Proteins from one Nitrobacteraceae bacterium AZCC 2146 genomic window:
- a CDS encoding threonine aldolase (product_source=KO:K01620; cath_funfam=3.40.640.10,3.90.1150.10; cog=COG2008; ko=KO:K01620; pfam=PF01212; superfamily=53383), with translation MDFASDNAFGASPLVLDALLAANRGAAPAYGADPYSARAKAMLGEVFEREVTCFFVTTGTAANALALAALCPPWGAVFCHHHAHIANDECGAPEMFTTGAKLVGIDGPTAKISPDAFRKTLTDFPSGIVRQVQPGALSLSQATECGTIYTCDEIATLSEIAHAAGIGVHMDGARFANALVALGCTPAEMSCKAGIDVLSFGATKNGTFACEAIIFFDFEKAKNFAYQCKRGGHTLSKGRLLGAQMVAYLENDHWIGLARTANAHTQILAQGLKDLPGVRLAWDAPASQLFAIIPRAADEALKRAGARYYDWGSRGLDATQSPGPGEVFIRLVTSFATEAEAVRSFVATVREAVF, from the coding sequence ATGGATTTCGCCAGTGACAATGCCTTCGGGGCCAGCCCGCTGGTGCTCGATGCCTTGCTCGCCGCAAACCGTGGCGCCGCGCCGGCCTACGGCGCCGATCCCTACAGCGCGCGCGCGAAAGCCATGCTCGGAGAGGTGTTCGAGCGCGAGGTCACGTGCTTCTTCGTCACTACAGGCACGGCCGCAAATGCGCTGGCGCTCGCTGCGCTGTGCCCGCCGTGGGGCGCTGTGTTTTGTCATCACCATGCCCATATCGCCAACGACGAATGCGGCGCGCCGGAAATGTTTACGACAGGCGCTAAGCTGGTCGGCATCGACGGCCCGACTGCAAAGATTTCGCCCGATGCATTTCGCAAGACACTGACGGATTTTCCGAGCGGGATCGTCCGTCAGGTGCAGCCCGGCGCGCTGTCGCTTTCGCAAGCCACTGAATGCGGCACGATATATACTTGCGACGAGATCGCGACGCTGAGCGAGATCGCCCATGCCGCCGGCATCGGCGTCCACATGGATGGCGCGCGCTTCGCCAACGCGCTGGTCGCGCTGGGATGCACGCCCGCCGAGATGAGCTGCAAGGCCGGCATCGACGTCCTGTCGTTCGGCGCTACCAAGAACGGCACCTTCGCCTGCGAGGCGATCATCTTCTTCGATTTCGAGAAGGCCAAGAACTTCGCCTATCAATGCAAGCGCGGTGGCCACACGCTGTCCAAGGGCCGCCTGCTCGGCGCGCAGATGGTGGCCTATCTGGAAAACGATCACTGGATCGGCCTGGCGCGAACCGCAAATGCGCACACGCAGATACTCGCTCAGGGATTGAAGGATCTTCCGGGCGTGCGTCTGGCGTGGGATGCACCGGCAAGCCAGCTGTTCGCGATCATCCCGCGCGCGGCCGACGAAGCCTTGAAGCGTGCCGGCGCCCGTTACTATGACTGGGGATCGCGTGGCCTCGATGCAACGCAATCGCCGGGACCGGGCGAGGTGTTCATTCGCCTCGTCACGTCCTTCGCCACCGAAGCCGAGGCGGTGCGGTCCTTTGTCGCGACGGTACGCGAAGCCGTCTTCTGA
- a CDS encoding DNA-binding IclR family transcriptional regulator (product_source=COG1414; cath_funfam=1.10.10.10,3.30.450.40; cog=COG1414; pfam=PF01614,PF09339; smart=SM00346; superfamily=46785,55781), with protein MGAESQSVARAVDILELLAENGSLGVRDIARRMELSPTIVHRLLSTLASTGFAEQAPDTQKYRIGYRAFRIGCSFLSQNDLDRASTPELVALAEQHQVNSFLGVLRDRAMVYLKVVKSNGPIVINNAAGSRALPHSTAFGKIMLAALPDKQVAEVMGREPYKKLTKKTKVTLRSLLTELREIRETGIAISDEENLANVYSVGAAVRDASGAVVASLSGAVPRQGLTKRDIDNLCGWVRDAADSVSRKMGAPQASLAPRGARPASTYRTPSANARDG; from the coding sequence ATGGGTGCGGAAAGCCAGTCGGTCGCGCGGGCGGTCGATATCCTCGAATTGCTGGCGGAAAATGGTTCGCTTGGGGTTCGCGACATCGCGCGCCGCATGGAGCTGTCGCCGACGATCGTCCATCGGCTACTCAGCACGCTGGCCTCCACGGGCTTTGCCGAACAGGCCCCGGACACGCAAAAGTACCGCATCGGCTACCGCGCCTTCCGGATCGGTTGTTCGTTCTTGTCGCAGAACGATCTCGACCGCGCCAGCACGCCGGAGCTGGTGGCGCTGGCGGAGCAGCACCAGGTCAACAGCTTCCTCGGCGTGCTGCGCGATCGCGCCATGGTCTATCTCAAGGTGGTCAAGAGCAATGGCCCGATCGTCATAAACAACGCTGCGGGATCGAGGGCACTGCCGCATTCCACCGCGTTCGGCAAGATCATGCTCGCCGCACTCCCCGACAAGCAGGTTGCCGAGGTGATGGGCCGCGAGCCCTACAAGAAGCTGACCAAGAAGACGAAGGTCACGCTGCGTTCGCTGCTGACCGAGCTGCGCGAGATTCGCGAGACGGGCATCGCGATCTCCGACGAGGAGAATCTCGCCAACGTCTATTCCGTCGGCGCCGCCGTGCGCGACGCGTCGGGTGCCGTGGTCGCCTCCCTGAGTGGCGCGGTGCCGCGGCAGGGCCTGACCAAGCGCGACATCGACAATCTCTGCGGCTGGGTCAGGGACGCCGCCGACAGCGTCTCGCGCAAGATGGGCGCGCCGCAGGCATCGCTGGCGCCGCGGGGCGCTAGACCAGCTTCAACGTATCGAACACCTTCTGCAAATGCACGGGATGGCTGA
- a CDS encoding 5,10-methylenetetrahydromethanopterin reductase (product_source=KO:K00320; cath_funfam=3.20.20.30; cog=COG2141; ko=KO:K00320; pfam=PF00296; superfamily=51679), with protein sequence MLSRFGISFDGSETPAALRAMVKAADDGGAATAWLASHLFQREPIATAALTLAGSQNISIALMAMSPYSVHPLYATMAAATLDEYFPGRVKLCFGVGAPRDLDAAGLKAEHPIGTMREAIGVARALLGGETIDFKGERFQVSGRRLANGARDIPIFLAASGPQMLELAGAAADGVLISAATSPAFVRWTLDLVRKGEETAGRKINKTALVYVSADDDETVARDRLRRPLGFILRGQHHARNLEMAGTTLDQKALVAAYTREDWDAVNALVTDDVVMRHSASGTPDQVRAAFAAYEDVGIDEIVASGLSHPVHLQKVFDTLKLV encoded by the coding sequence ATGCTTAGCAGGTTCGGAATTTCCTTTGACGGCAGCGAAACGCCGGCTGCACTGCGCGCGATGGTCAAGGCCGCCGACGACGGCGGCGCCGCCACCGCCTGGCTGGCCTCGCACCTGTTCCAGCGCGAACCGATTGCAACCGCCGCGCTGACCCTGGCCGGCAGCCAGAACATAAGCATCGCACTGATGGCGATGAGCCCCTATTCGGTGCATCCGCTTTACGCCACCATGGCCGCGGCCACGCTCGACGAATATTTCCCGGGCCGCGTCAAGCTGTGCTTCGGCGTCGGCGCGCCGCGCGATCTGGATGCCGCAGGGTTAAAAGCGGAACACCCGATCGGCACCATGCGCGAGGCCATCGGCGTCGCCCGCGCGCTGCTAGGCGGCGAGACCATCGACTTCAAGGGTGAGCGCTTTCAGGTCTCCGGACGGCGGCTGGCCAATGGCGCGCGCGACATTCCGATATTCCTGGCGGCCTCTGGTCCGCAGATGCTGGAACTCGCCGGCGCCGCCGCCGATGGCGTGCTGATCAGCGCCGCGACCTCGCCAGCCTTTGTGCGCTGGACGCTTGACCTGGTGCGCAAGGGAGAGGAAACCGCCGGGCGCAAGATCAACAAGACGGCGCTGGTCTATGTCTCGGCCGACGATGATGAGACAGTTGCCCGCGATCGGCTGCGACGCCCCCTCGGCTTCATCCTGCGCGGCCAGCACCATGCCCGCAACCTGGAGATGGCCGGCACTACGCTGGACCAGAAGGCGCTCGTCGCCGCTTATACGCGCGAAGACTGGGACGCCGTCAACGCGCTGGTCACCGACGACGTGGTGATGCGCCACAGCGCCAGCGGCACGCCGGACCAAGTCCGGGCCGCGTTTGCAGCCTATGAAGATGTCGGCATCGACGAGATCGTCGCCTCCGGGCTCAGCCATCCCGTGCATTTGCAGAAGGTGTTCGATACGTTGAAGCTGGTCTAG
- a CDS encoding branched-chain amino acid transport system substrate-binding protein (product_source=KO:K01999; cath_funfam=3.40.50.2300; cleavage_site_network=SignalP-noTM; cog=COG0683; ko=KO:K01999; pfam=PF13458; superfamily=53822) yields MLIGTLVAAVGLSLALPMAANAQNIVIGASVPDTGPAAAPAMWQRWGYQLALDEANAAGGVLGKKVEMIGYDNRCNPSEAVNVANKLIEAKVVAILGAHCSSATLATMPLIAAAKIPMVDAIASSPKITEQSGVGGNEWTFRINPSDDDMMNALGLYLGQGGSKIKRVAILGEDTDFGRGGAAAFAAVAKKNGLEVISTDFHPQSYPDFTSLLTRIQQSKPDAIAIFQLAGDQLNFLRNAMQLGVKIPYIGRFDPGGNNLQIIQAGGMEGSITAWTYSYLVDTPLNKAFAAEVEKRHKTTPVLQTWAGYDAMRLLLKAIKEASSTDPTAIRDALKKIEFTNVMGAKVTFDDHNQGGKVVLIEGVADKKVKILKEVSLN; encoded by the coding sequence ATGTTGATTGGAACACTGGTGGCGGCGGTCGGGCTTTCGCTCGCGCTGCCGATGGCGGCAAATGCGCAGAACATCGTGATCGGCGCCAGCGTGCCCGACACCGGTCCCGCGGCGGCGCCCGCGATGTGGCAGCGCTGGGGCTACCAGCTGGCACTCGACGAAGCCAACGCCGCCGGCGGCGTGCTCGGCAAGAAGGTCGAGATGATCGGCTACGACAACCGTTGCAACCCTTCGGAGGCCGTCAACGTCGCCAACAAGCTGATCGAAGCCAAGGTCGTCGCCATCCTCGGCGCGCATTGCAGCTCGGCGACGCTGGCCACCATGCCGCTGATCGCGGCGGCAAAAATCCCGATGGTCGACGCCATCGCCTCGAGTCCGAAGATCACGGAACAGTCCGGCGTCGGCGGCAATGAGTGGACGTTCCGCATCAACCCGTCCGACGACGATATGATGAACGCGCTTGGCCTGTATCTCGGCCAGGGCGGATCGAAGATCAAGCGCGTTGCGATCCTCGGCGAGGACACCGATTTCGGCCGCGGAGGCGCAGCAGCTTTTGCGGCGGTGGCCAAGAAGAACGGCCTGGAAGTGATCTCCACCGACTTCCATCCGCAGAGCTATCCGGACTTCACCTCGCTGCTGACCCGCATCCAGCAGAGCAAGCCGGACGCCATCGCGATCTTTCAGCTCGCAGGCGACCAGCTCAACTTCCTGCGCAACGCGATGCAGCTCGGCGTCAAGATCCCGTACATCGGTCGCTTCGACCCCGGCGGCAACAACCTGCAGATCATCCAGGCCGGCGGTATGGAAGGCTCGATCACCGCGTGGACCTACAGCTATCTGGTCGATACTCCGTTGAACAAGGCGTTCGCCGCCGAAGTCGAAAAGCGCCACAAGACGACGCCGGTGCTGCAGACCTGGGCCGGCTATGACGCCATGCGGCTCCTGCTGAAGGCTATCAAAGAAGCAAGTTCCACCGATCCGACCGCGATCCGGGATGCGCTCAAGAAGATCGAGTTCACCAATGTGATGGGCGCCAAGGTCACGTTCGACGACCACAACCAGGGCGGCAAGGTCGTGCTGATCGAGGGCGTGGCTGACAAGAAGGTGAAGATTCTGAAGGAAGTCTCGCTCAACTAA
- a CDS encoding putative F420-dependent oxidoreductase (product_source=TIGR03619; cath_funfam=3.20.20.30; cog=COG2141; pfam=PF00296; superfamily=51679; tigrfam=TIGR03619) has product MSLIVSAGLPTGMEGLTYPIPFSSPETLIKIAQHAERLGYHSVWGNDHMTTQHYVREEFPVPPRFWEPLMTYAFIAAATTTLRFGTGVLVLPMRRDLVVLAKQIATLDHFSGGRLEIGVGVGAYKEEFDALRPEGGAHRGDMVEEGVKALQLLFKERSATFEGKYYSYKDVELFPKPKQEKLPIYFGGNNKNHIRRVVEGADGWIPAGMPAEKLKSMVGRMMEMTVKAGRDPSQIQVAPQYIVHAGHNHEQAVARYKQSQMHKHLLSLSKSTLKDEAGLKMEDINLIGSPDAIVEKVHKLKDAGVTHLLGLYFAANDVQELLDQMQFFAEEITPRVV; this is encoded by the coding sequence ATGAGTCTGATCGTGAGCGCGGGCCTGCCGACCGGAATGGAAGGCCTCACCTATCCGATCCCGTTTTCCAGCCCGGAAACCTTGATCAAGATCGCCCAGCATGCCGAGAGACTGGGCTATCACTCGGTATGGGGCAACGATCACATGACCACCCAGCATTATGTGCGCGAGGAATTTCCGGTGCCGCCGCGGTTTTGGGAGCCGCTGATGACCTATGCCTTCATCGCCGCTGCCACCACAACATTGCGCTTCGGCACCGGCGTCCTGGTGCTGCCGATGCGGCGCGACCTCGTCGTGCTCGCCAAGCAGATCGCGACGCTGGATCATTTCAGCGGCGGCCGGCTGGAGATCGGCGTCGGCGTCGGCGCCTACAAGGAGGAATTCGATGCGCTGCGTCCCGAGGGCGGCGCCCATCGCGGCGACATGGTCGAGGAAGGCGTCAAGGCGTTGCAGCTTCTTTTCAAGGAACGCAGCGCGACGTTCGAAGGAAAGTATTACAGCTACAAGGACGTCGAGCTGTTCCCGAAGCCGAAGCAGGAAAAGCTGCCGATCTATTTCGGCGGCAACAACAAGAACCACATCCGCCGTGTCGTCGAGGGCGCCGATGGCTGGATTCCCGCGGGCATGCCGGCGGAAAAACTCAAATCCATGGTAGGGCGGATGATGGAGATGACGGTGAAGGCCGGTCGCGATCCGTCGCAGATCCAGGTAGCGCCACAATACATCGTCCATGCCGGGCACAACCACGAGCAAGCCGTGGCGCGCTACAAGCAAAGCCAGATGCACAAGCACCTGCTGTCGCTGTCGAAGTCGACGCTGAAGGACGAGGCCGGCCTGAAGATGGAGGACATCAACCTGATCGGCAGCCCCGATGCCATCGTCGAGAAGGTGCACAAGCTCAAGGACGCCGGCGTCACCCATCTGCTCGGGCTATATTTCGCGGCCAACGACGTCCAGGAACTGCTCGATCAGATGCAGTTTTTTGCCGAAGAGATCACGCCGCGGGTCGTCTAG
- a CDS encoding opine dehydrogenase (product_source=KO:K04940; cath_funfam=1.10.1040.10,3.40.50.720; ko=KO:K04940; pfam=PF01210,PF02317; superfamily=48179,51735), translating into MANEKIRTVAVLGAGHGGCAAAADLTARGYTVHLHARREAVLEPLRQAGGLHVRGVQQGLYPIAKMTTDVAEAIDGVDLIMLVVPSSAHAYYAAALAGLIDGSVPIFLNPGHTGGGLHFLNELREAGYHGTVRIGETVSLTYVTRMEGPATVGIYSYMRKQRFAALPGRHADEMFGLIHSIYPETIKASSVIETALTNMNAVFHPPGMILNAGWIQRTDGNFLFYKEGITDAVGRACEAIDRERLAVARALDVPALPFLDNFLAAGLTTKEARDSGSISRACEESEPNKTIKSPSSLDHRYVHEDIGYGLVPFAAFGRLAGVPTPAIEAMITMASIATGIDYAVQGLTLARMGLGGMNVTQLKHFVEAGERA; encoded by the coding sequence ATGGCAAACGAGAAAATCAGGACTGTCGCGGTGCTCGGCGCCGGTCACGGCGGATGTGCTGCGGCTGCAGATCTGACGGCGCGGGGATACACCGTCCATCTGCACGCGCGGCGGGAAGCGGTGCTGGAGCCGCTGCGCCAGGCCGGCGGCCTTCACGTGCGAGGCGTGCAGCAGGGGCTGTATCCGATCGCTAAGATGACGACCGACGTGGCTGAGGCCATCGACGGCGTTGATTTGATCATGCTGGTCGTCCCTTCCAGCGCGCATGCCTATTACGCGGCCGCGCTCGCCGGATTGATCGACGGCTCGGTGCCGATCTTTCTCAATCCAGGCCATACCGGGGGCGGACTTCACTTCCTGAATGAATTGCGGGAGGCAGGCTATCACGGGACGGTAAGGATCGGCGAAACGGTCTCGCTCACTTACGTGACCCGAATGGAGGGACCTGCGACGGTCGGGATCTACTCTTATATGCGCAAGCAGCGGTTTGCGGCCCTGCCGGGTCGCCATGCCGATGAGATGTTCGGTCTGATCCATTCGATCTATCCCGAGACGATCAAGGCTTCGAGTGTCATCGAGACGGCACTGACGAATATGAACGCCGTCTTTCACCCGCCCGGCATGATTTTGAACGCCGGGTGGATCCAGCGCACTGACGGCAATTTCCTGTTCTACAAAGAGGGCATTACCGACGCCGTGGGCCGTGCCTGCGAGGCGATCGACCGCGAGCGACTGGCGGTGGCCAGAGCGCTCGACGTTCCGGCGCTGCCTTTCCTCGACAATTTTCTTGCAGCGGGACTGACCACCAAGGAAGCCCGCGACAGCGGCTCGATTTCACGGGCCTGCGAAGAAAGCGAGCCCAACAAGACCATCAAGTCGCCCTCATCACTCGATCATCGGTACGTGCATGAGGACATCGGCTACGGCCTCGTACCCTTTGCCGCGTTTGGCCGCCTGGCCGGCGTCCCAACGCCGGCGATCGAAGCCATGATCACAATGGCCTCCATCGCGACAGGCATTGACTACGCCGTGCAGGGCCTCACTCTGGCCAGGATGGGTCTTGGCGGCATGAACGTGACGCAGCTGAAGCATTTCGTTGAAGCCGGCGAGCGAGCCTAG
- a CDS encoding N-methylhydantoinase B (product_source=KO:K01474; cog=COG0146; ko=KO:K01474; pfam=PF02538) — protein sequence MDGNLTHTEDPMFGIHQQIMWDRLISVVEEQAQTLIRIGFSTSTREAGDVSAGVFNIAGHMLAQAITGTPGHVNSMARAVVHFLDKFPAATMKPGDIFITNDPWKGTGHLHDFTVVTPVFRGETMVALFASTCHVIDIGGRGMGPDARQIYEEGLYVPIMRFASAAGTNETLLEIVKGNVREPVQVIGDIYSLAGCNDVGSRQLLAMMAEFGIETLDLLGAHILERSRVATLEAIGKLPKGTFRNSMRVDGYDKPLDLVATMTISNDGIDVDFTGTSPPSSFGINVPFCYTEAYASFGVKCIIAPKIPNNEGSLAPLRMHAPDDCILNAQHPLPVATRHIVGQMLPDLVIGCLNQALDNQVPAEGTSCLWNLFAFGGSSQIDADSTEMMKARVFNIMSFHSGGTGARPGKDGLSATAFPSGVRNVPVEVTEAMSPLLIRRKEYRIDSGGAGQYRGGLGQVMEVITLDDAAFAISANYDRVLYPPRGRNGGGDGMAGRLSLGSGATLKSKGQQTIAKHESVLIEMPGGGGLGDPLDRDPAAVADDVHLGMVSLAAASNDYGVVLRDDNSVDHEATTAARRSRRA from the coding sequence ATGGACGGAAACCTGACCCATACCGAGGATCCAATGTTCGGGATCCACCAGCAGATCATGTGGGACCGCCTGATCTCGGTGGTCGAGGAACAGGCGCAGACCCTGATCCGGATCGGCTTCAGCACCTCCACGCGAGAGGCCGGCGACGTCTCCGCCGGGGTGTTCAACATCGCGGGTCACATGCTGGCGCAGGCGATCACCGGCACGCCCGGCCACGTCAATTCAATGGCGCGCGCGGTGGTGCACTTCCTCGATAAGTTTCCGGCCGCCACCATGAAGCCCGGCGACATCTTCATCACCAACGATCCCTGGAAGGGCACCGGGCATCTGCATGATTTCACAGTGGTCACGCCGGTGTTCCGCGGCGAGACGATGGTGGCGCTGTTCGCGAGCACCTGCCACGTCATCGACATCGGTGGCCGTGGCATGGGCCCCGACGCGCGACAGATCTACGAAGAAGGCCTTTACGTGCCGATCATGCGATTCGCCAGCGCCGCCGGCACCAATGAAACGCTGCTCGAGATCGTCAAGGGCAATGTCCGCGAACCCGTGCAGGTGATTGGCGACATCTATTCGCTGGCGGGCTGTAACGACGTCGGCAGCCGGCAGCTGCTCGCCATGATGGCCGAGTTCGGCATCGAGACGCTCGATCTCCTGGGCGCGCACATCCTCGAACGCTCCCGCGTCGCCACGCTGGAAGCGATCGGCAAATTGCCGAAGGGCACCTTCCGCAACAGCATGCGCGTCGACGGCTATGACAAGCCGCTCGACCTGGTCGCCACCATGACCATCAGCAACGATGGCATCGATGTCGATTTCACCGGAACCTCGCCACCCTCCTCCTTCGGCATTAACGTGCCGTTCTGCTACACCGAGGCCTATGCCTCGTTCGGCGTGAAATGCATCATCGCGCCGAAGATCCCGAACAATGAGGGCTCGCTGGCACCGCTGCGCATGCACGCTCCGGACGACTGCATCCTCAACGCCCAGCACCCGCTGCCGGTGGCGACGCGCCACATCGTCGGCCAGATGCTGCCCGACCTGGTGATCGGCTGCCTGAACCAGGCGCTAGACAATCAGGTACCGGCGGAAGGCACCTCGTGCTTGTGGAATCTGTTCGCGTTCGGCGGCTCCAGCCAGATTGATGCGGACTCCACCGAGATGATGAAGGCCCGCGTCTTCAACATCATGTCGTTCCATTCCGGCGGTACAGGCGCGCGGCCGGGCAAGGACGGCCTGTCCGCCACCGCCTTTCCGAGCGGCGTGCGAAACGTGCCGGTCGAGGTGACCGAAGCAATGTCGCCGCTGTTGATCCGGCGCAAGGAATACCGGATCGATTCCGGCGGCGCCGGCCAATATCGCGGCGGCCTCGGCCAGGTGATGGAGGTGATCACCCTCGACGACGCCGCCTTCGCCATCAGCGCCAATTACGACCGCGTGCTCTATCCCCCCCGCGGCCGCAACGGAGGCGGCGACGGAATGGCCGGCAGGTTGTCGCTCGGCTCCGGCGCCACGCTGAAGAGCAAAGGTCAGCAGACCATCGCCAAGCATGAGTCGGTGCTCATCGAGATGCCCGGCGGCGGCGGCCTCGGCGATCCCCTCGATCGCGATCCCGCCGCTGTAGCCGACGACGTTCATCTCGGCATGGTATCGCTGGCGGCCGCGTCGAACGACTATGGCGTCGTGCTGCGCGATGACAACAGCGTCGATCACGAGGCCACCACTGCAGCGCGGCGCAGCCGCCGCGCCTGA
- a CDS encoding 5,10-methylenetetrahydromethanopterin reductase (product_source=KO:K00320; cath_funfam=3.20.20.30; cog=COG2141; ko=KO:K00320; pfam=PF00296; smart=SM00895; superfamily=51679): MMDVRFGVSFDGFEDTTTALATARQVVAAGAESLWMAEHMGYREALVTSMGFRMNDPNAVVVPTAVSPYLWHPSPTAMSLATLAEVGAAPVGIAVGVGNPLFLAESGKAVEKPVRAVREFVECMRALWTGEAVQYQGDMFQLAGARLGFRPPQSLLVYIAAMGEQMLALAGRIADGVALSAGLSAAYCKTSLQHVNANARAAGRDPATLRRASYLFFAVSEDGRKAVDLVRPKLAFLLRNRALKENIAVTGVPVDQDRIIDAISRRDMEEAARLVSDDAVEAFSICGTTRSCSDRLAAFIDSGINEPVLMVMGERPERDLALKFLREHTGRDPQ; encoded by the coding sequence ATGATGGATGTACGATTCGGCGTTAGCTTCGACGGCTTCGAGGATACGACGACCGCTTTGGCCACGGCGCGGCAGGTCGTCGCCGCCGGCGCCGAAAGCCTGTGGATGGCCGAACATATGGGCTACCGCGAAGCCCTCGTGACCAGCATGGGGTTTCGGATGAATGACCCGAACGCGGTTGTCGTTCCCACAGCGGTCAGCCCCTACCTCTGGCATCCGAGCCCAACGGCGATGTCGCTCGCGACGCTCGCGGAGGTCGGTGCCGCGCCGGTGGGCATCGCGGTCGGGGTTGGCAATCCACTGTTTCTCGCCGAGTCCGGAAAGGCCGTAGAAAAGCCGGTCCGCGCGGTGCGGGAGTTTGTCGAGTGCATGCGGGCCCTGTGGACCGGCGAAGCGGTACAGTATCAGGGAGACATGTTTCAACTTGCCGGCGCGCGGCTGGGATTTCGCCCGCCGCAGTCGTTGCTCGTCTACATTGCAGCGATGGGTGAGCAGATGCTGGCTCTTGCCGGGCGTATCGCCGACGGCGTTGCGCTGTCGGCGGGGCTTTCCGCCGCCTACTGCAAAACTTCCCTGCAGCATGTCAACGCAAACGCGCGCGCAGCGGGGCGCGATCCCGCGACACTGCGCCGAGCTTCCTATCTGTTTTTCGCCGTCTCTGAAGACGGCCGGAAGGCGGTCGACCTGGTGCGCCCAAAGCTTGCCTTCCTGCTGCGCAACAGGGCGCTGAAGGAAAATATCGCGGTGACCGGCGTACCGGTGGATCAGGACCGCATCATCGACGCCATCTCCCGCCGCGACATGGAGGAAGCCGCGCGTTTGGTTTCGGACGATGCCGTCGAGGCGTTCTCGATCTGTGGTACAACCCGATCATGCAGCGATCGGCTCGCGGCTTTCATCGACAGCGGCATCAATGAGCCTGTACTGATGGTGATGGGGGAGAGGCCCGAACGCGATCTTGCTCTCAAATTTCTACGAGAGCACACGGGGAGAGACCCGCAGTAG